One Mugil cephalus isolate CIBA_MC_2020 chromosome 22, CIBA_Mcephalus_1.1, whole genome shotgun sequence genomic window carries:
- the LOC125000221 gene encoding LOW QUALITY PROTEIN: fish-egg lectin-like (The sequence of the model RefSeq protein was modified relative to this genomic sequence to represent the inferred CDS: inserted 2 bases in 1 codon; substituted 2 bases at 2 genomic stop codons), with the protein MKAFFLVLCHLAVSHAWTCSEAPRLYNAVQVEVVVRDIHSSAYFLSGSSWYRLGSTRLKHVSVETAGLWGADIINRVYKHITGNFQLSAGNYCLSLQQVDAGGDGXVVGVAPSTYSAYCLRSSSAMAYRGVGSLSWAHLSWRMKYLSCGPLHGCWGVDVSSQVYFTQRITPTTCGTTTWIXTSGLNMKMVEYSTDENAFNLSYTARFLNRSGISSSRPQGTAWVAVSVCMPVRXLGKLWVVTNSSYLMVCSR; encoded by the exons ATGAAAGCTTTCTTCCTGGTGCTGTGTCACCTGGCTGTCAGTCATG CCTGGACCTGCTCTGAGGCTCCACGGCTGTATAACGCCGTGCAGGTTGAGGTTGTGGTGAGAGACATACACAGCAGTGCATACTTCCTGAGTGGATCATCTTGGTACAGACTAGGCTCGACGAGGCTCAAACATGTCTCAGTGGAAACTGCAGGACTGTGGGGAGCTGACATCATAAACAGGGTTTATAAGCACATTACAGGAAACTTTCAGCTATCTGCTGGTAATTATT GTTTGTCTCTGCAGCAGGTGGATGCTGGAGGCGATGGGTAGGTCGTTGGAGTAGCACCCAGCACCTACAGCGCCTATTGCCTGCGAAGTAGCTCAGCTATGGCTTACAGAGGAGTGGGATCCCTGAGCTGGGCACATCTGTCATGGAGAATGAAATACCTCAGCTGCGGCCCGCTACACGGATGCTGGGGGGTTGACGTGAGTTCCCAGGTCTACTTCACTCAG AGAATAACACCAACCACTTGTGGCACCACCACCTGGATATGAACTTCAGGGTTAAACATGAAAATGGTTG AGTACAGTACTGATGAAAATGCTTTCAACTTGTCTTACACTGCCCG GTTTCTTAACAGAAGTGGCATCTCCAGTTCTCGCCCACAAGGCACTGCATGGGTCGCCGTCTCGGTGTGCATGCCAGTGAG CCTGGGCAAGCTTTGGGTCGTGACCAATTCCAGTTATCTCATGGTGTGCTCACGCTAA